The proteins below come from a single Balaenoptera musculus isolate JJ_BM4_2016_0621 chromosome 1, mBalMus1.pri.v3, whole genome shotgun sequence genomic window:
- the LOC118900976 gene encoding LOW QUALITY PROTEIN: aurora kinase A-interacting protein-like (The sequence of the model RefSeq protein was modified relative to this genomic sequence to represent the inferred CDS: inserted 1 base in 1 codon) has product MFMVRLTSQLLRAVPRAGCSGPWPVCGVLGRHACRPHHSIQPIGPSGVASLPDRRVHMELEEMLLPRKMSISPMESWLTVRYLLPRLDSGAPGTVSPAQVYECPPXGEGVKQGGKEIWDAPQIQCKNVLKIRRRKMNHHKYRKLVKRTRFLRRKVREGRLKRKQMRFETDLRRIWQKAGLKEAPAGWQTPKIYLKGKSVLCISPPALLLLMTHCNKYSENLAKKKKQKRTYKIVWIDTIRRRNQDARALNNTMGPMRSATSDAGSAPKKQRKVMTLQEDAELLDTYQRLRSAAVISHHFKINESRVRTIVKNGKEIHEAIAAAMPAGAKTLRFL; this is encoded by the exons ATGTTCATGGTGCGCCTGACTTCCCAGCTGCTCAGGGCTGTTCCCCGGGCAGGTTGCAGTGGGCCTTGGCCTGTCTGTGGGGTGCTGGGCAGGCATGCCTGCAGGCCTCACCACAGCATACAACCAATAGGCCCAAGTGGGGTTGCCTCCCTCCCTGACAGGCGGGTCCACATGGAGCTTGAGGAGATGCTGCTCCCCAGGAAGATGTCTATCAGCCCCATGGAGAGCTGGCTAACTGTTCGCTACCTCCTGCCCAGACTGGACTCTGGGGCCCCAGGGACTGTGTCTCCAGCCCAAGTCTATGAGTGTCCGC AGGGGGAAGGGGTCAAGCAGGGGGGTAAGGAGATCTGGGATGCACCCCAGATACAGTGCAAAAACGTGCTCAAGATCCGCCGGCGGAAGATGAATCATCACAAGTACCGCAAGCTGGTCAAGAGGACCCGGTTCCTGCGGCGGAAAGTCAGGGAGGGACGCCTGAAACGGAAGCAGATGAGGTTCGAGACAGACCTGAGGCGCATCTGGCAGAAGGCGGGCCTGAAGGAAGCCCCCGCAGGCTGGCAGACCCCCAAGATCTACCTGAAGGGCAAATCAGTCTTGTGTatctctcccccagccctgttACTGCTGATGACCCATTGTAATAAATATTCAGAGaacttagccaaaaaaaaaaaacaaaaaaggacataTAAAATAGTATGGATTGATACAATcaggaggaggaaccaagatgccaga GCCTTGAATAACACCATGGGACCCATGCGAAGTGCCACTAGTGATGCTGGCAGTGctcccaagaagcagagaaaagtcatgaCATTACAAGAAGACGCTGAATTGCTTGATACGTACCAGAGATTGCGGTCTGCAGCTGTGATTTCCCAccatttcaagataaatgaatcCAGGGTAAGGACCATtgtaaaaaatggaaaggaaattcaTGAAGCCATAGCTGCCGCTATGCCGGCAGGTGCAAAAACCTTGCGCTTTTTGTGA